Proteins from a single region of Thermococcus alcaliphilus:
- a CDS encoding DUF1667 domain-containing protein, protein MGCTVEVEVENDRVKEVSGYKCPRGKEWAIEEVISPKRVVMSVIKVKDGKLPTVSVKTDKPVPKDKIPELMKLLAKIEVKAPVEVGQVILEKPLNLDVKVVATRKVDSA, encoded by the coding sequence ATGGGATGCACAGTTGAAGTGGAAGTCGAAAATGATAGAGTTAAAGAAGTAAGCGGCTACAAATGTCCTAGGGGAAAAGAGTGGGCAATTGAAGAGGTCATAAGCCCAAAAAGGGTTGTAATGAGTGTGATAAAGGTTAAAGATGGCAAACTGCCCACGGTGAGTGTTAAGACTGACAAGCCAGTTCCCAAAGACAAGATACCCGAGCTCATGAAACTGCTTGCAAAGATTGAGGTTAAAGCACCGGTAGAGGTTGGTCAAGTAATCTTAGAGAAACCACTAAACTTAGACGTGAAGGTAGTCGCAACCAGGAAAGTCGATTCAGCTTGA
- a CDS encoding cell division protein has translation MKKLVGNVMLTAGLITGAIASARNPPLWFAVGGALFIMGAGIVLRRQGEKEELHRNITKGEGGEVELKKVLENALTEIETVMKEKETDLKKARKRLGKVLETLETFAEKAQPLRIKGIKFYGEIMTSFSKAERHLNRAWSAYADGYIREGDTYLESGYAQLRETSKLLKSKN, from the coding sequence ATGAAGAAGCTAGTTGGGAATGTTATGCTCACAGCCGGTTTAATCACAGGAGCTATAGCTTCCGCCAGAAATCCACCACTCTGGTTTGCAGTTGGTGGGGCATTATTTATCATGGGTGCTGGGATAGTCCTTAGAAGACAGGGAGAGAAGGAAGAACTTCACAGAAACATTACTAAAGGAGAAGGGGGAGAAGTAGAGCTTAAGAAGGTTTTAGAAAACGCACTTACAGAGATAGAAACAGTGATGAAGGAGAAAGAGACAGACCTCAAAAAAGCCAGGAAGAGACTAGGAAAAGTGCTAGAGACGTTGGAAACATTTGCGGAAAAAGCCCAGCCGCTTAGGATAAAAGGAATCAAGTTCTATGGAGAAATCATGACAAGTTTTAGCAAAGCCGAAAGACATCTAAACAGAGCCTGGAGTGCCTATGCAGATGGATACATTAGAGAAGGAGATACCTACTTAGAGTCTGGATATGCCCAGCTGAGGGAGACTTCAAAACTCTTAAAATCCAAGAACTGA
- a CDS encoding NAD(P)/FAD-dependent oxidoreductase, whose protein sequence is MYDTIIIGGGPAGLAAAVKAKKLGLKVLLLDENEFLGGILPQCIHPGFGLHYFKEELTGPEFAHRFIREINELNIEHYTNAYVLEIENYSDLEKKVVFSSPEGVKEVWGKTIIYAAGARERHAFEIGIVGDRVAGIYTAGEAQTLMDIYGVMPGKEVVIVGSGDVGLIMARRFALEGAKVKAVIELMPYPGGLARNVMILRDFEIPLYLSHKVVEVRGRKRVEKVKVVKVDENLKEIPGSEFWIECDTLLISAGLIPNVKLLKKIGAQIDPLNGGPIVNEFLETTIPGIFVAGNALLINDLVDYVAEQGELAALGAKEFIENQGILSRKWIELKRGSNVRILAPHYISGERDVYIYARVSRPMENVRVTFPEIEKELRLPVVKPSEMLRIKLKAEEIQKAEEEITMEVGKGEV, encoded by the coding sequence ATCTATGACACCATAATTATTGGTGGAGGTCCAGCGGGTCTAGCCGCTGCAGTTAAGGCAAAGAAGCTCGGCCTAAAAGTTCTTCTGTTAGATGAAAATGAGTTCCTGGGAGGCATTTTGCCTCAATGCATACACCCCGGATTTGGACTGCACTACTTCAAAGAGGAACTTACCGGGCCGGAATTTGCACATAGGTTTATCAGAGAGATAAACGAACTGAACATAGAGCACTATACCAATGCATACGTTCTTGAGATTGAGAACTACTCCGACTTGGAGAAGAAGGTTGTCTTTTCTTCTCCAGAAGGCGTGAAGGAGGTGTGGGGAAAGACAATAATTTATGCTGCTGGGGCAAGGGAAAGGCACGCTTTCGAGATAGGCATTGTGGGAGATAGAGTTGCAGGCATTTACACGGCTGGAGAGGCTCAAACTTTAATGGACATTTACGGAGTAATGCCCGGAAAAGAAGTGGTTATAGTTGGCTCTGGTGACGTTGGCTTAATAATGGCGCGCCGCTTTGCCTTAGAAGGAGCAAAAGTAAAGGCGGTCATTGAGCTTATGCCCTACCCCGGCGGTCTTGCAAGGAACGTTATGATTCTCAGAGACTTTGAAATTCCTCTTTACTTGAGTCACAAGGTCGTGGAAGTTAGAGGAAGGAAAAGAGTGGAGAAAGTAAAGGTAGTTAAAGTCGATGAAAACCTGAAAGAAATCCCCGGGAGTGAATTCTGGATCGAATGCGATACATTGCTTATTTCGGCAGGGCTAATACCAAACGTAAAGCTTCTCAAAAAGATAGGGGCTCAAATAGACCCTCTAAACGGAGGACCTATAGTTAATGAATTCCTAGAAACCACCATCCCGGGAATATTTGTGGCAGGAAATGCCCTCTTGATAAACGACCTCGTGGATTACGTAGCGGAACAAGGGGAACTTGCAGCTTTAGGCGCCAAGGAGTTCATCGAAAACCAAGGCATCCTCTCAAGAAAGTGGATAGAGCTGAAAAGAGGCTCAAATGTCAGAATTTTGGCTCCACATTACATAAGTGGAGAGAGGGACGTCTATATTTATGCAAGGGTCTCCAGACCAATGGAAAACGTTAGGGTAACTTTTCCAGAAATCGAAAAAGAACTAAGACTTCCGGTGGTTAAACCCTCTGAGATGCTCAGAATAAAGCTCAAAGCCGAGGAAATACAAAAAGCAGAGGAAGAGATAACCATGGAGGTGGGGAAGGGTGAGGTATAA
- a CDS encoding OPT family oligopeptide transporter — MERYVGQSVTKREESYREVTPVAIILGVLWGAFMAASFTYAGMIMGFTSGGSAIAAIVGWGILRGLLKKGTVVENNIVQTIASAVNISVSGVIFTIPALYIMGLHQEINTLYFFLATAAGAILGITFIIPLRKQMIEIDRLRFPTGTAVATILKTPGSGIEKARLLFFGMIISALVYLIQQFPLFGLPHIIPEVVDLGSVLHLPEWINLTIALSLMVFGMGLITGRNGLIVLAGGILSYYIITPVVKALGWIPADVQGSAISGYVYGTMTRPLGIGMLLGGSIAGLILSLPVIAVAMKSLAQASRVKDKNGNSEELPIYYLIGGAILAFALLLITAYKLGGLGLGRSLLTALIGVAWIFIASLLVAMSTGMTDWSPVSGLSLVSVMILLYLTHKNVPLTILMGATVGVAISGAADMMQDLKTGHMVGAIPSRQQKVELLTAWLGPIIALTVVGLIWNAYGIGNDKVPAPQAMALKSMVDAVLGGNVPIDKFIAGGLLGFVLSLSGIPGLGVLVGLSMYLPMLYIIPYGIGCIVNEIAKRKKGYEFIVEKVLPFAAGLMVGEAAMTLLFAVLTVAEVLQP; from the coding sequence ATGGAAAGGTATGTCGGGCAGAGCGTTACAAAGAGGGAAGAAAGCTATAGAGAAGTAACACCAGTTGCCATAATCTTAGGGGTTCTCTGGGGAGCATTTATGGCTGCAAGCTTTACCTACGCCGGAATGATTATGGGTTTCACCTCTGGAGGCTCTGCAATAGCGGCAATTGTTGGTTGGGGCATTCTTAGAGGACTACTCAAGAAGGGCACGGTCGTTGAAAATAATATAGTCCAGACAATTGCTTCAGCAGTAAATATCTCCGTCTCTGGTGTCATATTCACAATACCGGCACTTTACATAATGGGCCTTCACCAGGAGATAAACACCTTGTACTTCTTCCTGGCAACAGCCGCTGGAGCAATTTTGGGTATAACATTCATAATTCCACTCAGGAAGCAAATGATCGAGATAGACAGACTTAGATTTCCAACAGGTACTGCAGTGGCTACAATACTCAAAACTCCCGGTAGCGGTATAGAGAAGGCAAGATTGCTGTTCTTTGGTATGATTATCAGTGCCCTAGTTTATCTCATTCAACAGTTCCCTCTATTTGGACTACCACACATAATACCCGAGGTCGTTGACCTTGGCTCGGTGCTCCACCTTCCAGAATGGATTAACCTAACTATAGCCCTCTCACTCATGGTATTTGGTATGGGTTTAATCACTGGAAGGAACGGTCTGATAGTTCTTGCTGGTGGTATACTCTCCTACTATATCATAACCCCAGTGGTTAAAGCCCTTGGATGGATTCCAGCTGACGTTCAGGGTAGTGCTATAAGCGGCTACGTTTATGGAACTATGACAAGACCCCTTGGTATAGGAATGCTTCTTGGCGGTTCAATAGCAGGACTGATACTCTCACTTCCGGTAATTGCTGTTGCAATGAAGAGCCTTGCACAGGCGAGCAGAGTGAAAGACAAAAATGGAAATAGTGAGGAGCTTCCAATATACTATCTAATTGGTGGAGCAATTTTGGCATTTGCTTTGCTCTTAATAACAGCATACAAGCTTGGAGGCCTTGGACTTGGTAGGAGCCTCCTCACAGCTCTCATCGGTGTTGCATGGATTTTTATAGCCTCACTTCTCGTAGCAATGTCCACCGGAATGACTGATTGGAGTCCAGTATCGGGTCTTTCCTTAGTCTCGGTTATGATACTTCTCTATTTGACCCACAAGAACGTGCCGCTCACCATACTAATGGGAGCAACTGTTGGTGTTGCCATTTCAGGTGCTGCAGATATGATGCAAGACCTCAAGACTGGTCATATGGTGGGTGCTATTCCATCAAGACAGCAAAAGGTTGAGCTCTTAACTGCCTGGCTCGGCCCAATAATCGCTCTAACAGTTGTTGGCCTTATATGGAATGCCTATGGAATTGGAAACGACAAAGTTCCAGCACCTCAGGCAATGGCCCTCAAATCAATGGTAGATGCAGTGCTCGGTGGAAATGTTCCAATAGACAAGTTCATAGCGGGAGGATTACTTGGCTTTGTCCTTTCACTCAGTGGAATCCCAGGACTTGGTGTTCTTGTGGGACTTTCAATGTACCTTCCAATGCTTTACATCATTCCCTATGGAATTGGATGTATTGTAAATGAGATTGCAAAGAGGAAGAAGGGCTATGAGTTCATAGTTGAAAAAGTGCTCCCATTTGCTGCTGGATTAATGGTTGGAGAAGCCGCTATGACCCTACTCTTCGCAGTGCTCACAGTTGCTGAGGTATTACAACCATGA
- a CDS encoding PrsW family intramembrane metalloprotease — protein sequence MDVLSAIIFFAYAPALALLWYFYHEDKYEPEPKRYVMATFILGGTLSVGVAMFLEAFLVQGEFGYALLPATAFYMALVAGIVEEPAKALAIRLPFKAGQMDGIMDGVVYGVAAGLGFAATENFLYGIGFGVGTTIVRAFLTPFAHATWSAIVGVGYGLKAEGKIQSLSSYFALAILLHFLWDYFAFLSLAIPSYYIFTILLIFINIALIRYFIMLGQREDLERAWWYWFVRR from the coding sequence ATGGATGTATTGAGTGCTATAATATTCTTCGCCTATGCACCAGCTTTGGCACTGCTCTGGTATTTCTATCACGAGGATAAGTATGAACCCGAGCCAAAACGCTATGTTATGGCAACATTCATCTTGGGAGGCACTCTCTCTGTTGGCGTTGCAATGTTTTTAGAGGCATTTTTAGTACAAGGAGAGTTTGGATATGCCCTCTTACCAGCAACTGCATTTTATATGGCGCTTGTGGCCGGCATTGTGGAAGAACCGGCAAAAGCTCTAGCCATTAGGCTTCCATTTAAGGCAGGACAAATGGACGGAATAATGGATGGCGTGGTTTACGGTGTTGCAGCGGGATTGGGATTTGCAGCTACCGAGAATTTCTTGTACGGGATTGGCTTTGGGGTTGGGACTACCATTGTGAGGGCTTTCTTAACACCTTTCGCCCACGCAACCTGGAGTGCAATAGTTGGCGTTGGATACGGGTTGAAGGCGGAGGGGAAAATCCAAAGCCTTTCAAGCTATTTTGCCCTTGCAATACTGCTCCACTTTCTGTGGGACTATTTTGCATTTCTAAGCCTTGCAATCCCCTCGTATTACATCTTCACGATATTGCTGATTTTTATTAACATAGCCCTCATTAGGTATTTTATAATGCTTGGACAAAGGGAAGACCTCGAAAGAGCGTGGTGGTACTGGTTCGTTAGGAGGTGA